In a single window of the Pontibacter russatus genome:
- a CDS encoding PorP/SprF family type IX secretion system membrane protein has translation MKQLLPLLIFLCIPLLVYGQQKPQYSQYSINNYLLNPAIAGIEQYADVKIGNRSQMSGIEGEPSTIYISAHAPIGFTSRGGRYRTGKSTPSFGGRNQNGRISQQFRPHHGVGILAVRDRLGAFARTEASLAYAYHLKLSRDVKLAGGISAGLIQQQLRSEELTFSNPADAAKADWNMVKPNLSAGFWLYGNSFYIGSSATQLLGNATNFDNAVQDRNLLYEHYFLTGAYKFDITERVSLIPSIMLMWLQPLPGSVDFNLRAVYDNRLWVGGSYRQNGNYAVLAGVTISHIFDLGYAYDRGVPAFNGMGGGNHEVVVGMRIFNKAKVLCPQNLW, from the coding sequence ATGAAACAACTTTTACCGCTCCTTATTTTTCTTTGTATCCCTTTGCTGGTGTACGGACAACAGAAGCCTCAATACAGCCAGTACTCCATCAACAACTACCTGCTCAACCCGGCTATTGCCGGCATCGAGCAGTACGCGGATGTGAAGATCGGCAACAGGTCCCAGATGTCGGGCATAGAGGGCGAGCCATCAACAATTTATATCAGCGCCCATGCCCCCATCGGCTTCACATCCAGGGGAGGGCGTTACCGGACGGGCAAATCGACCCCCTCGTTTGGCGGCAGAAACCAGAACGGGCGGATCAGCCAGCAGTTCAGGCCGCACCACGGCGTGGGCATTCTGGCCGTGCGTGACCGCCTGGGGGCCTTTGCCAGAACAGAGGCGAGCCTGGCCTACGCGTATCACCTGAAACTCTCCCGTGACGTAAAACTGGCGGGTGGAATCAGCGCAGGCTTGATCCAGCAGCAGCTGCGCTCGGAGGAGCTGACCTTTTCCAACCCTGCTGATGCCGCCAAGGCAGACTGGAACATGGTGAAGCCAAACCTCTCCGCCGGATTCTGGCTATATGGGAACAGCTTTTACATTGGGAGCTCGGCAACGCAGCTTCTGGGCAACGCCACTAATTTCGACAATGCCGTACAGGACCGAAACCTGCTGTACGAGCACTATTTCCTGACGGGCGCCTACAAATTCGACATCACCGAAAGAGTGAGCCTGATACCGTCTATCATGTTGATGTGGTTGCAGCCTTTGCCGGGCTCAGTCGACTTCAACCTGCGCGCGGTGTACGACAACAGGCTGTGGGTAGGTGGCTCCTACCGGCAGAACGGGAATTACGCCGTACTGGCCGGTGTCACCATCAGCCACATCTTTGACCTCGGCTACGCCTACGACAGGGGCGTGCCTGCCTTCAACGGCATGGGGGGAGGCAATCATGAGGTGGTGGTCGGGATGCGCATTTTCAACAAGGCGAAGGTGCTTTGCCCGCAGAACCTCTGGTAA
- a CDS encoding Ig-like domain-containing protein — translation MKPTITANGPITLCAGGSVLLTASPGKSYKWSNGSTAQAITVTRSGVYGVEVTDASGCIGKADDVTVTVAGRLAAPTIVYSGTLLVCQKGSVQMSVPAQEGAAYVWKRDGVLVYDGSNEYVAREAGVYTVELSNFCGAVRSTNRVELKIQEPMPAFEVVATGSTVFCRGGSVRLSVPEYKETTYAWHRDGTLVSGNKHFFVAEEPGIYTAEITNQCGTFRSSKGQQVKVLALPTQPTVQGAAACAKAAVTLTASGGSPGMYRWYQAASGGAAIAGADAASFTTPELSASATYYVAITNGQCESKRVPVKATINTKPAAPEIEADGRLEVCEGGAVMLHTAAIQNVTYTWLRDGQELSGGSNTLQATESGEYSLRVQNECGTSLSSNKVTVRVWPAPAAPAAQDGSSCGPGSVTLTATGGAAGEYRWYESETAPTPLAGSTDGTFTTPALQDSRTYYVALVKNGCEGERTPVQALVYPVPEAVASLPDQDIDSGESVRLNGSGGESYIWSPAAGLDDPLAASPVATPEQTTRYTLTVKNREGCEDTTSVVVTVRQLLVIPNAFSPNGDGVNDNWEIENIEYFPGVAVEVYNRWGNLIFERANYQSDWNGTYRGAALPVGTYFYVISIPGKSRFTGYLNIVN, via the coding sequence GTGAAGCCAACCATAACCGCTAACGGGCCGATAACCTTGTGTGCGGGAGGCAGCGTGCTGCTGACGGCAAGCCCCGGCAAAAGCTATAAGTGGAGCAACGGGTCTACTGCGCAGGCCATCACCGTGACCAGATCGGGGGTGTACGGCGTGGAGGTGACAGACGCCAGCGGCTGCATCGGGAAAGCGGATGATGTGACAGTGACGGTGGCCGGAAGGCTGGCGGCCCCTACGATAGTGTATTCCGGCACGCTGCTGGTATGCCAGAAGGGAAGTGTGCAGATGTCGGTGCCGGCGCAGGAGGGTGCCGCCTACGTGTGGAAGCGGGATGGCGTGCTGGTGTATGACGGGTCGAACGAATACGTGGCACGGGAAGCTGGCGTGTATACCGTGGAGCTGTCCAACTTCTGCGGAGCCGTCCGGAGCACCAACAGGGTGGAGCTTAAAATCCAGGAGCCCATGCCCGCGTTCGAGGTCGTGGCCACCGGCTCCACCGTGTTTTGCAGGGGCGGGAGCGTGCGGCTGTCCGTGCCGGAATACAAGGAGACAACATATGCGTGGCATAGAGACGGGACCCTGGTAAGCGGCAACAAACACTTTTTTGTGGCCGAAGAGCCCGGTATATATACAGCGGAGATAACCAACCAGTGCGGCACCTTCCGCAGCAGCAAGGGGCAGCAGGTAAAAGTGCTCGCTTTGCCTACGCAACCTACCGTACAAGGTGCGGCAGCCTGTGCGAAAGCGGCGGTAACGCTGACCGCCTCAGGCGGCAGCCCGGGCATGTACAGGTGGTATCAGGCAGCCAGCGGCGGAGCGGCCATCGCCGGTGCCGACGCAGCTTCCTTCACCACGCCTGAACTCTCCGCCTCCGCCACCTATTACGTAGCCATCACCAACGGACAGTGCGAAAGCAAGCGGGTGCCCGTAAAGGCTACTATCAACACAAAGCCTGCTGCGCCGGAGATAGAGGCAGACGGCAGGCTGGAGGTGTGTGAGGGGGGCGCCGTGATGCTGCATACGGCGGCCATCCAAAATGTGACATATACCTGGCTGCGCGACGGGCAGGAGCTTTCCGGCGGTTCCAACACCCTGCAGGCCACCGAAAGCGGCGAGTACAGCCTGCGGGTGCAGAACGAGTGCGGAACAAGCCTCTCCTCCAACAAAGTGACAGTGCGTGTGTGGCCCGCCCCGGCGGCTCCCGCAGCGCAGGACGGAAGCTCCTGCGGCCCCGGCAGCGTAACGCTCACAGCCACGGGAGGGGCCGCCGGCGAATACCGCTGGTACGAGAGCGAAACAGCCCCAACGCCGCTTGCCGGTTCCACAGATGGCACTTTCACGACTCCTGCCCTCCAAGACTCCCGCACCTACTATGTGGCGCTGGTGAAGAACGGGTGCGAGGGAGAACGGACACCAGTGCAGGCCTTGGTGTACCCTGTGCCCGAGGCAGTGGCCAGCTTGCCGGACCAGGACATCGATTCGGGCGAGAGCGTGCGCCTGAACGGGAGCGGAGGAGAAAGTTATATATGGAGCCCGGCTGCAGGGCTCGATGATCCCCTTGCCGCAAGCCCTGTTGCCACGCCGGAGCAAACCACGCGCTACACGCTAACGGTGAAGAACAGGGAAGGCTGCGAGGATACGACCAGTGTGGTGGTAACAGTGCGCCAGCTGCTCGTGATTCCCAATGCCTTCTCACCGAACGGGGACGGTGTGAACGACAACTGGGAGATAGAAAACATCGAGTACTTTCCGGGGGTGGCGGTGGAGGTATACAACCGGTGGGGAAACCTGATCTTTGAGCGGGCCAATTACCAGAGTGACTGGAACGGGACGTACAGGGGAGCCGCGTTGCCTGTCGGCACTTATTTCTATGTTATCAGTATCCCCGGCAAGAGCAGGTTTACCGGCTATCTCAACATTGTGAATTAA
- the recR gene encoding recombination mediator RecR: MDFPSKLIENAVEELAKLPGIGRKTALRLALHLLKEESEDTFSLAESLVKMRTDVKHCKQCHNISDTEICSICANPLRDKSVLCVVSDIRDVIAIENTSQYKGLYHVLGGVISPLEGVGPSDLQIESLLERLPRSEVKELLLAISPTMEGDTTAFYLTRKLRDQNLRITTIARGVPVGGELEYTDEITLGRSIVERTAYGKV, from the coding sequence ATGGATTTTCCGTCGAAGTTGATTGAGAATGCCGTCGAGGAGCTGGCCAAGCTTCCGGGCATCGGGAGGAAAACAGCCCTGCGCCTGGCGCTGCACCTGCTGAAAGAGGAGTCGGAAGACACTTTCTCGCTGGCCGAGTCGCTGGTGAAGATGCGCACCGACGTGAAGCACTGCAAACAGTGCCACAACATCTCGGACACCGAAATCTGCAGCATCTGCGCCAACCCGCTGCGCGACAAAAGCGTGCTGTGCGTGGTGAGCGACATCCGGGATGTGATCGCGATTGAGAACACTTCGCAGTACAAGGGCCTGTACCACGTGCTGGGCGGCGTCATATCCCCATTGGAGGGCGTCGGCCCGTCTGACCTGCAGATCGAGTCGCTGCTGGAGCGCCTGCCGCGGTCGGAGGTGAAGGAGCTTTTGCTGGCCATCAGCCCCACCATGGAAGGCGACACCACGGCCTTTTACCTCACCCGCAAACTCCGCGACCAGAACCTGCGCATCACCACCATCGCCCGCGGTGTGCCCGTGGGCGGCGAGCTGGAGTACACCGACGAGATTACCCTCGGCCGCAGCATCGTGGAGCGCACGGCCTACGGCAAAGTATAA
- a CDS encoding ATP-dependent Clp protease adaptor ClpS — translation MNWDTDILHEEQVEVELLEESTDLRNLVVYNDEVNTFDHVIETLIKVCRHTAEQAEQCTMLIHYKGKCTVKVGSYEELVGMCTALHDKDLSADIE, via the coding sequence ATGAACTGGGATACTGATATTTTACATGAAGAACAGGTTGAGGTAGAGTTGCTGGAAGAGAGCACGGACCTCCGCAACCTGGTGGTGTACAACGACGAAGTGAACACGTTCGACCATGTCATCGAGACGCTCATCAAAGTGTGCCGCCATACGGCCGAGCAGGCGGAGCAGTGTACCATGCTGATCCATTACAAAGGCAAGTGTACCGTGAAGGTGGGTTCTTACGAGGAGCTGGTGGGCATGTGTACCGCCCTGCACGACAAAGACCTGTCGGCGGACATAGAGTAG
- a CDS encoding S9 family peptidase, producing MTLLHPFRKLAFLIVLLAASLQAQAQGKLLTMQDAILNSNLQPENLKQLSWVAGTDDFVYIDQQDSAAVLMRGSATSTKRIQALTLGKLSKALEAAGAQQLSSFPALHWADGNTLAMEVQHKLYKYNLNADKAEVITTFSEEADYTELDPSLQRVAYTKGNNLYISAPGAPDVALTDEANVAIVYGQAAHRSEFGITKGTFWSPDGRQLAFYRMDQTMVTDYPLVDIAPLPAVPSNIKYPMAGGKSHHVTVGVYNTATKKTTYLKTGEPAEQYLTNVTWSPDGKSVYLAVLNRDQNHMQLNQYDAATGNFVRTLFEEKHEKYVEPEHGLYFLPGNPKRFVWVSERSGFDHLYLYDTSGKQIRQLTSGDWMVTEILGFNKKGTELYYTSTAESPLERHIYRVNLDNGKMKKLSDGSGTHHAQLSPGGNYLIDNYSSREVPRIIRVLNTKGKLAQSLLAARNPVAEYALGETTVFTIKAEDGTDLYARMIAPPNMDKSKKYPVVVYVYGGPHVQLVTDSWLAGANLWMHLMAQKGYIVFTVDPRGSAGRGLAFEQETFRQLGTAELADQLKGVDYLKSLPYVDAERLGVHGWSFGGFMTTSLMLRAPGVFKVGVAGGPVIDWKYYEVMYTERYMDTPEQNPEGYKEANLLNYVEDLKGKLLLIHGTVDDVVVWQHSLAFIKKAVDEGIQLDYFVYPGHPHNVRGKDRVHLMTKVTQYFEDNL from the coding sequence ATGACGCTACTTCACCCCTTCCGGAAACTGGCTTTTTTGATAGTGCTGCTGGCCGCCTCGCTGCAGGCGCAGGCGCAGGGCAAACTGCTGACGATGCAGGACGCCATCCTCAACAGCAACCTGCAGCCCGAGAACCTGAAGCAGCTGAGCTGGGTGGCAGGCACCGACGACTTTGTATATATAGACCAACAGGACAGCGCCGCTGTGCTGATGCGCGGCAGCGCCACCTCCACCAAACGCATCCAGGCACTGACACTTGGCAAGCTGAGCAAGGCATTGGAGGCTGCCGGAGCGCAGCAGCTCAGCAGCTTCCCGGCGCTGCACTGGGCCGACGGGAACACGCTGGCAATGGAAGTGCAGCACAAACTATATAAGTACAACCTGAACGCTGACAAGGCAGAAGTCATCACCACTTTCTCAGAGGAGGCGGATTATACCGAGCTGGACCCGTCCCTGCAGCGCGTGGCCTACACCAAAGGCAACAATTTATATATATCCGCGCCGGGCGCACCGGATGTAGCTTTGACCGATGAGGCCAACGTGGCGATTGTATATGGGCAGGCGGCGCACCGCTCGGAGTTCGGTATCACGAAGGGCACGTTCTGGTCGCCGGACGGCAGGCAGCTGGCTTTTTACCGCATGGACCAGACCATGGTGACGGACTACCCCCTCGTAGACATCGCCCCGCTTCCGGCAGTTCCCAGCAACATCAAGTACCCGATGGCGGGCGGCAAGAGCCACCACGTGACGGTGGGCGTATATAACACGGCCACTAAGAAAACCACTTACCTAAAAACAGGCGAGCCCGCAGAGCAGTACCTGACCAACGTAACCTGGAGCCCCGACGGCAAGTCGGTCTATTTAGCCGTGCTGAACCGCGACCAGAACCATATGCAGCTGAACCAGTACGATGCGGCCACGGGCAACTTCGTCAGAACCCTTTTTGAGGAGAAGCACGAGAAATACGTGGAGCCCGAGCACGGCCTGTACTTCCTGCCCGGTAACCCGAAGCGCTTTGTGTGGGTGAGCGAGCGCAGCGGCTTCGACCACCTGTACCTCTACGACACCAGCGGCAAGCAAATCCGGCAGCTCACCAGCGGCGACTGGATGGTGACCGAAATCCTTGGCTTCAACAAAAAAGGAACTGAACTCTATTATACCTCCACCGCCGAAAGCCCATTGGAACGCCATATATACCGTGTAAACCTGGACAACGGCAAAATGAAGAAACTCTCTGACGGCAGCGGCACGCACCACGCACAGCTGAGCCCGGGTGGCAACTACCTCATCGACAACTACAGCAGCCGTGAGGTGCCGCGCATCATCCGGGTGCTCAACACGAAGGGCAAGCTGGCGCAGTCGCTACTGGCGGCCAGGAACCCGGTAGCGGAATATGCGCTTGGCGAGACAACCGTTTTCACGATTAAGGCGGAAGACGGCACCGATTTATATGCCCGTATGATAGCGCCGCCCAATATGGACAAAAGCAAAAAGTACCCGGTGGTGGTATATGTATATGGCGGGCCGCACGTGCAGCTGGTCACTGACAGCTGGCTGGCGGGTGCCAATCTCTGGATGCACCTGATGGCGCAGAAAGGCTATATCGTCTTCACCGTGGATCCGCGCGGCTCTGCTGGTCGGGGACTGGCCTTTGAGCAGGAAACCTTCCGTCAGCTGGGCACTGCCGAACTGGCCGACCAACTGAAGGGCGTAGACTACCTGAAGTCACTGCCTTATGTGGATGCGGAGCGCCTGGGCGTGCATGGCTGGAGCTTCGGCGGCTTTATGACCACCTCGCTGATGCTGCGCGCTCCCGGCGTGTTCAAGGTGGGCGTGGCCGGGGGCCCGGTCATCGACTGGAAATATTACGAGGTGATGTACACCGAGCGCTACATGGACACGCCGGAGCAGAACCCCGAAGGATATAAAGAAGCCAACCTGCTGAATTACGTGGAGGACCTGAAGGGGAAGCTACTGCTGATACACGGCACCGTGGATGACGTGGTGGTGTGGCAGCACAGCCTCGCGTTTATCAAAAAGGCGGTGGACGAGGGCATACAGCTGGATTACTTCGTGTACCCGGGCCACCCGCACAACGTGCGCGGCAAAGACCGCGTGCACCTTATGACCAAAGTGACGCAGTATTTTGAGGACAACCTGTAG
- a CDS encoding DUF6503 family protein, producing the protein MNFKFLPLMTNPSRQFYILLAFLLLAAAGCTPEEKSEAQAIVDAAIAAHGGQHLDQSVVTFRFRDRQYRALRDNGAYVYSRTFTDSTGQRIHDVLRNSGFERTVDDAVVELPQEKLEAYSASVNSVIYFAQLPYFLNDPAVQKAYIGEATVKGEPYHKVKVTFEATGGGEDHQDVYVYWFHRRDHTMDYLAYSFEEEDGSEGTRFREAVNAREVGGVRFQDYINYTSKEKLPLEKFDQAFEAGKLEKVSVINLEDVKVSGI; encoded by the coding sequence TTGAATTTTAAATTTTTGCCGCTCATGACAAACCCATCCAGACAATTCTATATACTGCTGGCGTTTCTGCTGCTTGCGGCCGCTGGCTGCACCCCGGAGGAGAAATCGGAGGCGCAGGCCATTGTGGATGCCGCCATTGCCGCCCACGGCGGGCAGCACCTGGACCAGAGCGTGGTGACGTTCCGGTTTCGCGACAGGCAGTACCGCGCCCTCCGCGATAACGGCGCCTACGTCTACAGCCGCACCTTCACCGACTCTACCGGGCAGCGCATCCACGACGTGCTCCGCAACAGCGGCTTCGAGCGCACCGTGGACGACGCAGTAGTGGAACTGCCGCAGGAAAAGCTGGAGGCGTACAGCGCCTCCGTAAACTCGGTAATCTACTTTGCCCAGCTGCCCTATTTCCTCAACGACCCTGCGGTGCAGAAGGCCTATATAGGCGAGGCCACCGTAAAAGGCGAGCCTTACCACAAGGTGAAGGTAACATTTGAGGCAACGGGTGGGGGAGAAGACCATCAGGATGTCTATGTGTACTGGTTCCACCGGCGGGACCATACCATGGATTACCTTGCCTACAGTTTCGAGGAAGAGGACGGCTCGGAGGGCACCCGTTTCCGGGAGGCCGTGAACGCCCGTGAGGTCGGTGGCGTGCGCTTCCAGGACTATATAAATTACACCTCCAAGGAGAAATTACCGCTCGAAAAATTCGACCAGGCTTTTGAAGCCGGCAAGCTGGAAAAAGTATCAGTCATTAATCTGGAGGACGTGAAAGTAAGCGGGATCTAA
- a CDS encoding YceI family protein — protein sequence MKKTAIYASFAAALLFTACNSNSTETATAAATETVVAAEAAPASGEVEAYNVVAEKSEVSWHGKKVTGEHFGNIALQNGELDVVGGQLAGGTLVIDMHSLTNSDLTSAEDNGKLVGHLKSDDFFGVEKYPTATFEITSVTPIDGAAAGQPNYTVEGDLTIKDKTNPVTFPATINVAEDVVTAQADVVVDRAKYDIRYGSNSFFDNLGDKAIDDEFTVSFDVTAQK from the coding sequence ATGAAAAAGACAGCCATTTATGCTTCCTTTGCCGCAGCACTTTTATTCACGGCCTGCAACAGCAACTCCACCGAAACAGCAACGGCAGCAGCCACTGAAACCGTAGTTGCCGCCGAGGCAGCGCCAGCCTCCGGAGAGGTTGAAGCCTACAATGTGGTAGCGGAGAAGAGCGAGGTAAGCTGGCACGGTAAGAAAGTGACCGGCGAGCACTTCGGAAACATCGCCCTGCAAAACGGCGAACTGGACGTAGTCGGCGGCCAACTGGCGGGCGGCACCCTGGTGATAGATATGCACAGCCTCACGAATTCTGACCTGACCAGCGCAGAGGACAACGGCAAACTGGTGGGCCACTTGAAGTCAGACGACTTCTTCGGCGTGGAGAAATACCCGACCGCCACGTTCGAGATCACCAGCGTGACGCCGATTGACGGTGCCGCCGCCGGACAGCCGAACTACACCGTGGAAGGCGACCTGACCATTAAAGACAAGACAAACCCTGTTACCTTCCCGGCTACCATCAACGTGGCTGAGGATGTGGTGACAGCGCAGGCCGATGTAGTGGTGGACCGCGCAAAATACGACATTCGCTACGGCTCTAACAGCTTCTTCGACAACCTGGGCGACAAGGCGATCGACGATGAGTTTACCGTTTCTTTCGACGTGACTGCCCAGAAATAA
- a CDS encoding MarR family winged helix-turn-helix transcriptional regulator, whose protein sequence is MKIEEEIKQPTFKSEHQKAHINLLYTSGWVQQAQASLFKPFGVTLPQYNVLRILRGQHPKPATISLLIDRMLDKTSNASRIVDKLEAKALVTRKQCPADRRTVDVLITEKGLALLKQMDGVESGAGTGITNLSTEEAEQLNRLLDKIRG, encoded by the coding sequence ATGAAGATAGAAGAAGAAATCAAGCAGCCCACTTTTAAGAGCGAGCACCAGAAGGCGCACATCAACCTGTTATATACCTCCGGTTGGGTGCAGCAGGCGCAGGCAAGCCTGTTCAAGCCCTTCGGCGTAACCCTGCCGCAGTACAACGTGCTGCGCATCCTGCGCGGGCAGCACCCCAAGCCCGCCACCATCAGCCTGCTGATTGACCGCATGCTGGACAAAACCTCCAACGCCTCCCGCATTGTGGACAAACTGGAGGCGAAGGCGCTGGTAACACGCAAGCAGTGCCCCGCTGACCGCCGCACCGTGGATGTGCTGATAACGGAAAAAGGGCTCGCCTTGCTGAAGCAGATGGACGGTGTCGAAAGCGGGGCTGGCACCGGCATCACCAACCTGAGCACAGAGGAGGCGGAGCAACTGAACAGGCTGCTCGACAAAATAAGGGGCTGA
- a CDS encoding dipeptide epimerase — MLTWRIEALHLKLKYTWKIARNASDEKLNFLVQVTDGTFSGFGEAAPNIRYGETPELLLQQYQVLLMAGLAGMKSMEDLLQLLQEHPPVNALRFAVESAYLHYFCQHKGIPVHQLLGQRPPGQQATCYSLPIMEPGQVQEFIQANNLNRFRSLKVKVNQEQGLDLVQEVLKATPRKIVIDGNESWQNPDELVTFLNALDPAQVLFVEQPMPASHAAAYAHLKEMSPIPLVADESVTDTADFELLRTEFHGVNIKLMKAGGYLNAVRLLQEARKHGMMAMLGCMVETTLGIWSAMQLSSAFDFADLDGFLIVEDEPFQLVREQDGVLFLK, encoded by the coding sequence ATGCTGACATGGCGCATCGAGGCCCTGCACCTCAAACTGAAGTACACCTGGAAAATAGCCCGGAACGCCAGCGACGAGAAACTCAACTTTCTGGTGCAGGTCACGGACGGCACCTTCAGCGGCTTCGGCGAGGCGGCCCCCAACATCCGTTACGGCGAGACACCGGAGCTGCTGCTGCAGCAGTACCAGGTGCTGCTGATGGCGGGCCTGGCCGGGATGAAGAGCATGGAAGACCTGCTGCAACTGCTGCAGGAGCACCCGCCGGTGAATGCGCTGCGCTTTGCCGTGGAGTCGGCTTACCTGCACTATTTCTGTCAGCACAAGGGCATCCCCGTACACCAGCTGCTGGGCCAGCGACCGCCAGGGCAGCAGGCCACCTGCTACTCGCTGCCTATTATGGAGCCAGGGCAGGTGCAGGAGTTTATACAGGCCAACAACCTGAACCGCTTCCGCAGCCTGAAGGTGAAAGTGAACCAGGAGCAGGGGCTGGACCTGGTGCAGGAGGTGCTGAAGGCCACGCCCCGCAAAATAGTGATAGACGGCAACGAGAGCTGGCAGAACCCGGACGAACTGGTGACTTTCCTGAACGCGCTGGACCCGGCGCAGGTGCTTTTTGTGGAGCAGCCCATGCCCGCCTCGCACGCCGCCGCCTACGCCCACCTGAAGGAAATGAGCCCTATTCCGCTGGTGGCCGACGAATCGGTGACGGACACGGCTGATTTTGAGCTGCTGCGCACGGAGTTTCACGGTGTCAACATCAAGCTGATGAAGGCGGGCGGCTACCTGAACGCGGTGCGCCTGCTGCAGGAGGCCCGCAAGCACGGCATGATGGCCATGCTGGGCTGCATGGTGGAGACAACGCTGGGGATATGGTCGGCTATGCAGCTGAGCAGCGCCTTCGACTTCGCCGACCTCGACGGCTTCCTGATCGTGGAGGACGAGCCGTTCCAGCTGGTGCGGGAGCAGGACGGGGTGCTTTTCTTAAAGTAA
- a CDS encoding dicarboxylate/amino acid:cation symporter has product MKKSFLPLAVLVCITLAALLTVLQQYGFISFPAEVLLAVRWVGIAVLLGYGLQKRSLTTWILISMVVGAEIGYDFPAFATNLNVLSKIFLKLIKTIIAPLIFATLVVGIAGHSNLKQVGSMGWKAIVYFEVVTTLALFIGLAAINISKAGEGIDAGLAQSQEEIAAVPPQTTSDIILHVFPENIAKSVVEGQVLQIVVFSVLFAIGLAMVSEKKRRPMLEFCESLSETMFKFTNIIMYFAPVGVGAAIAYTVGHMGFGILLNLFQLLATLYVALLAFALLVLLPVALLARIPVRRFLQAVSGPVSIAFATTSSEAALPRAMEEMEKMGVPRKIVAFVMPTGYSFNLDGTTLYLALASVFVAQAAGIPLTWQQQLVMVFTLMLTSKGVAGVPRASLVILLGTVASFNLPVWPVFAILGIDELMDMARTSINVTGNCLATAVVARWEGEFDPQPETGLVETSNPELTQDQPEEDRERKLV; this is encoded by the coding sequence ATGAAGAAATCTTTCCTGCCCCTGGCCGTGCTGGTCTGCATCACCCTGGCAGCCCTGCTTACCGTGCTGCAGCAGTACGGTTTTATTTCCTTCCCGGCCGAGGTGCTGCTGGCGGTGCGCTGGGTGGGCATCGCGGTGTTGCTGGGCTACGGCCTGCAGAAGCGCTCCCTCACCACCTGGATTCTCATCAGCATGGTGGTGGGCGCTGAGATCGGTTACGACTTCCCCGCATTCGCCACCAACCTGAACGTGCTGAGCAAGATTTTCCTCAAGCTCATCAAAACCATCATCGCGCCGCTCATTTTCGCCACGCTGGTGGTGGGCATTGCCGGCCACTCCAACCTGAAACAGGTGGGCAGCATGGGCTGGAAAGCCATTGTTTACTTCGAGGTGGTGACCACGCTGGCGCTGTTCATCGGGCTGGCCGCCATCAACATCAGCAAAGCCGGGGAGGGCATCGACGCGGGGCTGGCCCAGAGCCAGGAGGAAATCGCCGCCGTGCCGCCGCAAACCACTTCCGACATCATCCTGCACGTGTTCCCCGAAAACATCGCCAAATCGGTGGTGGAGGGGCAGGTGCTGCAGATTGTGGTGTTCAGCGTGCTGTTTGCCATCGGCCTGGCCATGGTGAGCGAGAAGAAGCGCAGGCCCATGCTCGAGTTCTGCGAGAGCCTCTCCGAAACCATGTTCAAGTTCACGAACATCATCATGTATTTTGCCCCGGTCGGGGTGGGCGCGGCCATTGCCTACACGGTGGGCCATATGGGCTTCGGCATTTTGCTGAACCTGTTCCAGTTGCTGGCTACCCTGTATGTGGCGCTCCTCGCTTTTGCGCTGCTCGTGCTGCTGCCGGTGGCCCTGCTTGCGCGCATCCCGGTCCGGCGCTTCCTGCAGGCCGTTTCAGGGCCGGTTTCCATTGCATTTGCCACCACCAGTTCGGAGGCCGCCCTGCCGCGCGCCATGGAGGAGATGGAGAAAATGGGCGTGCCGCGAAAGATTGTGGCCTTCGTGATGCCGACCGGCTACAGCTTCAACCTCGATGGCACCACGCTGTACCTGGCACTCGCCTCGGTGTTTGTGGCGCAGGCCGCCGGGATTCCGCTTACGTGGCAGCAGCAACTGGTGATGGTGTTCACGCTCATGCTCACGAGCAAGGGTGTGGCTGGCGTGCCGCGCGCCTCGCTGGTGATTTTGCTGGGCACCGTTGCCTCGTTCAATTTGCCGGTGTGGCCGGTATTCGCCATCCTGGGCATCGACGAGCTGATGGACATGGCCCGCACCTCCATCAACGTGACCGGCAACTGCCTCGCCACCGCCGTAGTGGCCCGCTGGGAAGGCGAGTTTGACCCGCAGCCGGAGACTGGCCTGGTAGAAACCTCCAACCCGGAACTGACACAGGACCAGCCGGAGGAAGACAGGGAACGGAAATTGGTGTAG